From Pseudomonas sp. B21-028, one genomic window encodes:
- a CDS encoding ABC transporter permease: MMIFRQTLKALLSHWRLHPVQFFSVLTGLWLATSLLTGVQALNSQARDSYARASRLIGGEPQASLSAPGGGTFPQQWFVELRRQGWPVSPVLQARVTLKGHEDQRLQLMGIEPVSLPAGAALAGQVREMSEVVAFFTEPGRTWIAPQTLQALGLGEGDRPLTVDGYALPPLHTQTDMAPGMLLMDIGFAQQVLGQPQRLSRLLLPATFNAALPEAFNGRLQFKRADEENNLSRLTESFHLNLDALGFLSFVVGLFIVHAAIGLALEQRRSLLRTLRACGVSARTLVISLAIELGTLALLGGIAGVLSGYWLASLLLPDVAASLRGLYGAEVPGHLNLSPWWWLSGVGLSLLGALLAGADSLLRAARLPLLALANPQAWHQAHARWLRRQGWVATLAALIAVFALFLGDSLASGFVLMTALLLGAALALPVLLNRALNLLLRRSRSVLGQWFLADCRQQLPTLSLALMALLLALAANIGAGSMTAGFRQTFTHWLEQRLTAELYVSPQAPAQAGELHAWLKQQPTVTAILPNWQVSVPLQGWPTDVFGIIDHPLYRQHWPLLESADGSWEQLAAADTLMLSEQLARRLKVRVGDQLTLPTPQGPWTPRIVGIYADYGNPKGHVLVNADHLLAHWPELTPYRFNLRIEPSAMPALLAALQSRFDLDDSRIVDQARLKGWSTQVFERTFAATAALNGLTLAVAGVALFISLLTQSQSRLGQLAPLWALGVTRRQLMLLNLGQTWLLSLLTLVLAVPLGIALAWCLDAVINVQAFGWRLPLRVFPVQLAQLLALAMFATLLASAWPLYALYRTQPADLLRRFSQEDRS; encoded by the coding sequence GTGATGATTTTCCGCCAAACCCTCAAGGCCCTGCTCAGCCATTGGCGCCTGCACCCGGTGCAGTTTTTCAGTGTGCTGACCGGGCTCTGGCTCGCCACCAGTCTGCTGACCGGCGTACAAGCCTTGAACAGTCAGGCCCGGGACAGCTACGCCCGGGCCAGCCGGCTCATTGGCGGCGAACCCCAGGCCAGCCTCAGTGCGCCCGGTGGCGGCACCTTCCCGCAACAATGGTTTGTCGAGCTGCGTCGCCAGGGTTGGCCGGTGTCGCCGGTGTTGCAGGCGAGGGTGACGCTCAAGGGGCATGAGGACCAGCGCCTGCAACTGATGGGCATCGAACCGGTGTCGCTGCCCGCTGGTGCGGCGCTGGCGGGGCAGGTGCGGGAGATGAGCGAGGTGGTGGCGTTTTTCACGGAACCCGGCCGCACCTGGATCGCCCCGCAAACCCTGCAAGCCCTGGGACTGGGCGAGGGCGACCGGCCCCTGACCGTCGATGGATACGCCTTGCCGCCCTTGCACACCCAGACGGACATGGCGCCCGGCATGCTGCTGATGGACATCGGTTTCGCCCAGCAAGTGCTCGGGCAGCCGCAACGGTTGTCGCGATTGCTGCTGCCTGCCACGTTCAACGCGGCGCTGCCGGAAGCGTTCAACGGTCGGTTGCAGTTCAAGCGCGCCGATGAAGAAAACAACCTGTCGCGCCTGACCGAAAGCTTTCACCTGAACCTCGACGCTTTGGGCTTCCTGTCGTTTGTGGTGGGGTTGTTCATTGTTCACGCGGCGATCGGCCTGGCCCTGGAGCAACGCCGCAGCCTGCTGCGAACCCTGCGGGCGTGCGGCGTCAGTGCCCGGACGCTGGTCATCAGCCTGGCTATCGAGCTGGGGACACTGGCTTTGTTGGGCGGCATTGCCGGGGTCCTGAGCGGCTACTGGCTGGCGAGCCTGCTGTTGCCGGATGTCGCGGCGAGCCTGCGAGGGTTGTATGGCGCCGAGGTGCCCGGGCATCTGAATCTCAGCCCGTGGTGGTGGCTGAGCGGCGTTGGCCTGAGCCTGCTCGGCGCGCTGCTGGCTGGCGCCGACAGTTTGCTGCGGGCGGCGCGCTTGCCATTGCTGGCGCTGGCCAATCCCCAGGCCTGGCATCAGGCCCACGCACGCTGGCTGCGCCGTCAGGGCTGGGTGGCGACATTGGCGGCGCTGATTGCCGTGTTTGCGCTGTTCCTGGGCGACAGCCTGGCCAGCGGTTTTGTCCTGATGACCGCCTTGCTGCTGGGCGCGGCGCTGGCCTTGCCGGTGTTGCTCAATCGTGCGCTAAACCTGCTGCTGCGTCGCAGCCGTTCAGTGCTCGGGCAATGGTTTCTCGCCGACTGCCGCCAGCAATTGCCGACGTTGAGCCTGGCGTTGATGGCCTTGCTGCTGGCATTGGCGGCGAACATCGGTGCCGGCAGCATGACCGCCGGTTTCCGCCAGACCTTCACCCACTGGCTCGAACAACGCCTGACCGCGGAACTGTACGTCAGCCCGCAGGCCCCGGCCCAGGCCGGCGAACTGCACGCCTGGCTCAAACAGCAACCGACCGTAACCGCCATACTGCCCAACTGGCAGGTCTCGGTGCCGTTGCAGGGCTGGCCGACGGACGTTTTCGGCATCATCGACCACCCCCTCTATCGCCAGCATTGGCCGCTGCTGGAATCCGCCGACGGATCTTGGGAGCAACTGGCCGCCGCCGACACGCTGATGCTCAGCGAACAGTTGGCCCGGCGCCTCAAGGTCCGGGTTGGCGATCAACTGACCCTGCCGACCCCGCAGGGGCCATGGACGCCGCGTATCGTCGGGATCTATGCCGACTACGGCAATCCCAAGGGCCATGTGCTAGTCAATGCCGACCACCTGCTCGCCCACTGGCCGGAACTGACGCCGTATCGCTTCAATCTGCGGATCGAGCCGTCCGCCATGCCGGCGCTGCTGGCGGCGTTGCAAAGCCGATTCGACCTGGACGACAGCCGGATTGTCGATCAGGCCCGGCTCAAGGGCTGGTCGACCCAGGTGTTCGAACGCACCTTTGCCGCCACCGCCGCACTGAACGGTCTGACGCTGGCCGTGGCTGGCGTGGCGTTGTTCATCAGCTTGCTGACCCAGAGCCAGAGTCGTCTCGGCCAGTTAGCGCCGCTATGGGCGCTGGGCGTGACGCGCCGGCAACTGATGCTGCTCAACCTCGGCCAGACCTGGCTGCTGTCGCTGCTGACTCTGGTGCTCGCCGTGCCGCTGGGCATTGCCCTGGCCTGGTGCCTGGATGCGGTGATCAATGTGCAGGCGTTCGGTTGGCGTTTGCCGTTGCGGGTGTTCCCGGTGCAACTGGCGCAACTGCTCGCGTTGGCGATGTTCGCCACGTTGCTGGCGTCCGCTTGGCCGCTGTACGCCTTGTACCGTACCCAGCCTGCGGATCTGCTCAGGCGCTTTTCCCAGGAGGATCGTTCATGA
- a CDS encoding polysaccharide biosynthesis/export family protein, whose protein sequence is MNAKMLVLLLLPLAGCSSTSDTSSMPVQILTAAPANAQATDMPKVEQTLRPQDVLDVIFHISTTGSQAYRVQPGDQVALNFTAASQLNGTQQVMPDGSIELPGANTSVKISGLTTDEARLAVQRAYDQKMLFQPNRNQLTVMVTSPLSGETNLRNTLTHPATGMSREIIVGRDGYASFPEIGSVPLQGMTVTQLETFLNERYAQLPGHMTVDVLLKSTAGNEIYVLGEVAQPGSYPIRRPISVLEALTLARGTNVKARLDSVVIMRRNGNQVEARHYDVEKALSGDASQIAYLQPEDMLYVPKTGLAKAGEMARQLADVVLFQGVGVSLGYRLDSKGDNSRSSTNTSATGN, encoded by the coding sequence ATGAACGCCAAGATGCTTGTCCTGCTGTTGCTGCCGCTTGCCGGCTGCTCCAGCACCAGCGATACCAGCTCGATGCCGGTGCAGATCCTTACGGCCGCGCCGGCCAACGCCCAGGCCACCGACATGCCCAAGGTCGAACAGACCCTGCGGCCCCAGGATGTGCTTGATGTGATCTTTCACATCAGCACCACCGGCTCCCAGGCCTATCGCGTGCAACCGGGCGACCAGGTGGCCCTGAACTTCACCGCCGCCAGCCAACTCAACGGCACGCAACAGGTGATGCCCGACGGCAGCATCGAACTGCCGGGCGCCAACACCTCGGTGAAAATCTCCGGCCTGACCACCGACGAGGCGCGCCTGGCGGTGCAACGGGCCTACGACCAGAAAATGCTGTTCCAGCCCAATCGCAACCAATTGACCGTAATGGTGACCAGCCCGCTGTCCGGCGAGACGAACCTGCGCAACACCTTGACTCACCCGGCCACCGGCATGAGCCGGGAAATCATCGTGGGCCGGGACGGCTACGCCAGCTTCCCGGAAATCGGCTCGGTGCCGTTGCAAGGGATGACCGTCACCCAGTTGGAGACCTTCCTCAACGAGCGCTATGCCCAGCTGCCCGGCCACATGACCGTGGACGTGCTGCTCAAGTCCACCGCCGGTAACGAGATCTATGTCCTCGGTGAAGTGGCCCAACCCGGTTCCTACCCGATCCGCCGGCCGATCTCCGTTCTCGAGGCGCTGACCCTGGCCCGGGGCACAAACGTCAAGGCAAGGCTCGACTCTGTGGTGATCATGCGTCGCAACGGCAATCAGGTTGAAGCCCGTCACTACGACGTGGAAAAGGCCCTGAGCGGAGACGCCTCGCAGATCGCCTACCTGCAACCGGAAGACATGCTGTACGTGCCCAAGACCGGTCTGGCCAAAGCCGGTGAAATGGCCCGGCAACTGGCCGATGTGGTGCTGTTCCAGGGCGTTGGGGTCAGCTTGGGCTACCGCCTCGATAGCAAAGGCGACAACAGCAGATCCAGCACCAACACTTCTGCGACAGGTAATTGA
- a CDS encoding sugar transferase encodes MTRHEQSLPINTPCDKRVDPEHRRRLDAAIHRQGRGWLTGRDGGRPWTVSRTNRVVACLGALVLLVLLCPLLLGLAVLVKLSSPGPVLFVQKRTGYRGRVFGMYKFRTMVANAEALKESLRHLNKHGADAIDFKIDNDPRITPIGRFLRRSSLDELPNLINVVTGDMRLVGPRPTSFNAYRYKDNHLVRLSIYPGLTGLWQISGRSNIDFDQRVELDLSYIAEQSLLLDLKILMITPFKVFSGHGAS; translated from the coding sequence ATGACCCGTCATGAGCAATCCCTTCCGATCAATACCCCCTGCGACAAACGTGTCGACCCCGAACACCGCAGGCGCCTGGACGCGGCCATCCACCGGCAAGGCCGTGGCTGGCTGACCGGCCGCGACGGCGGTCGGCCGTGGACCGTCTCGCGGACCAACCGGGTAGTCGCCTGCCTCGGTGCCCTGGTCCTGTTGGTCCTGCTCTGCCCGCTGCTGCTGGGCCTGGCCGTGCTGGTCAAGCTCTCCAGCCCCGGCCCGGTGCTGTTCGTGCAGAAGCGCACCGGCTACCGCGGCCGCGTCTTCGGCATGTACAAGTTCCGCACCATGGTCGCCAATGCCGAGGCCCTCAAGGAGTCGCTGCGCCACCTCAACAAGCACGGTGCCGACGCCATCGACTTCAAGATCGACAACGACCCGCGTATCACCCCCATCGGCCGGTTCCTGCGACGCAGCAGCCTCGACGAACTGCCGAACCTGATCAATGTGGTGACCGGCGACATGCGCCTGGTGGGCCCGCGCCCAACCTCGTTCAACGCCTATCGCTACAAGGACAACCATCTTGTGCGCCTGAGCATCTACCCCGGCCTCACCGGCCTGTGGCAGATCTCCGGGCGCAGCAATATCGACTTCGACCAGCGCGTGGAACTGGACCTCAGCTACATCGCCGAGCAGAGCCTGTTGTTGGATTTGAAGATCCTGATGATCACCCCCTTCAAAGTTTTCAGCGGCCACGGAGCGAGTTAA
- a CDS encoding NAD-dependent epimerase, translated as MNILVTGAAGFIGAHCVQRLLCDGHRVCGLDNFNDYYDPRLKHDRIAWVKAQAGDFPLARLDLTDASAIDELFQSYRPDVVIHLAAQAGVRYSLENPRAYVDSNLTGFLNILESCRRHPVRHLIYASSSSVYGANPRTPYSEQDNVDHPLSLYAASKKANELMAHSYSHLFGIPCTGLRFFTVYGPWGRPDMSPIQFARAIAEGRVLQLFNHGEHQRDFTYIDDIVESIARLIERPPHVTAARDVEPSDPSTSRAPWRIYNIGGQHPVALRTYVALLEKHLGLTARIELLPLQPGDVLNTCADTSDLARATGFQPRIELDEGLGRFIDWFLDYYALPAARPPLAAELADETQRRSL; from the coding sequence GTGAACATCCTGGTAACCGGCGCGGCCGGTTTCATCGGCGCCCACTGCGTGCAGCGACTGCTGTGCGACGGCCACCGGGTGTGCGGGCTGGACAATTTCAACGACTACTACGACCCCCGGCTCAAGCATGACCGCATCGCCTGGGTGAAGGCTCAGGCCGGTGACTTCCCCCTGGCACGGCTGGACCTGACCGACGCCAGCGCCATCGATGAACTGTTTCAGTCGTACCGCCCGGACGTGGTGATCCACCTCGCCGCACAGGCGGGGGTGCGCTATTCCCTGGAGAACCCGCGGGCCTACGTCGACAGCAACCTCACCGGGTTCCTGAACATCCTCGAGAGCTGCCGCCGTCATCCGGTCAGGCACCTGATCTACGCCTCCTCAAGCTCCGTGTACGGCGCCAACCCGCGCACGCCTTATTCCGAACAGGACAACGTCGACCATCCGCTGTCGCTGTACGCCGCCAGCAAAAAAGCCAACGAGCTGATGGCCCACAGCTACAGCCACCTGTTCGGCATCCCTTGCACCGGCCTGCGCTTTTTTACCGTGTACGGCCCTTGGGGCCGGCCGGACATGTCGCCGATTCAGTTCGCCCGGGCCATCGCCGAAGGCCGGGTGCTGCAATTGTTCAACCATGGCGAGCACCAGCGTGATTTCACCTACATCGACGACATCGTCGAAAGCATCGCCCGGCTGATCGAGCGTCCGCCCCACGTGACAGCCGCGCGGGATGTGGAACCCTCGGACCCATCCACCAGCCGCGCGCCCTGGCGCATCTACAACATCGGCGGACAGCACCCGGTGGCCCTGCGGACCTACGTCGCGCTGCTGGAAAAACACCTGGGGCTAACCGCCCGTATCGAACTGCTGCCCCTGCAACCGGGGGATGTGCTCAACACCTGCGCCGACACCAGCGACCTGGCACGGGCCACCGGCTTCCAGCCACGCATCGAACTGGACGAGGGTCTGGGCCGCTTCATTGACTGGTTCCTCGATTACTACGCGCTGCCTGCTGCCCGCCCGCCGCTCGCGGCTGAACTTGCAGACGAAACCCAGAGGAGGAGTCTATGA
- a CDS encoding sulfatase-like hydrolase/transferase, with protein sequence MARYLKELLLALYLIRGYDYYLDRLAALGFGFATILFGVMFVALVVALWMTAYIRQALVRHLFALAMFASAVFFEVYTRVTDSYLTYSQFVSLVYSGGFIQEAAWQYHEVIIRAVVAGLLLLLGIGLKPRRRIALPGYLPVAAPLLGVLLLSGVLFVRAGEGARGLPVMYTPLAYLNLFAYEALHNTVGPREPVRLVRQTPPIGHDIVLIIDESISGNYLDINTPSGVHTGLKTPPSGVEIFNFGYAASIANCSADTNVTLRYGGTRADYMRINSTEPSIWQYAKGAGLRTVYIDAQRTGGNLQNLMTDLEKKDIDVFVQFDQTSVRDRDMAAADKLIELLGDGQPELVVINKVGAHFPVHDKYPDDFMSYRPALPRGQYQDVADTGRRDGFNGQKDDWVLYRNAYQNTLLWNVGEFFRRIFNQAALANAVLIYTSDHGQDLHERGNPGLNTHCGGDPVEEEGLVPLVVIQGSHLQTLDWREAWARNKDRSSHYNIFPTLLRLMGYDRAGVETLYGKSLDQPTEDDFTFNYRFNARLGAKPAWKHIDLNSIVTPQSTQAEMAVGH encoded by the coding sequence ATGGCCCGATACCTCAAGGAACTGCTGCTGGCGCTGTACCTGATCAGGGGATATGACTATTACCTTGACCGTCTGGCGGCGCTGGGGTTTGGCTTTGCGACGATACTGTTCGGCGTGATGTTCGTGGCGTTGGTGGTGGCGTTGTGGATGACCGCCTATATCCGCCAGGCCCTCGTGCGGCATCTGTTTGCGTTGGCGATGTTTGCGTCGGCGGTGTTCTTCGAGGTGTACACCCGGGTGACCGACAGTTACCTGACCTACAGCCAGTTCGTGTCGCTGGTGTACTCCGGTGGTTTTATCCAGGAGGCGGCCTGGCAGTATCACGAGGTGATCATCCGCGCGGTGGTTGCCGGGCTGTTGCTACTGTTGGGGATCGGCCTCAAGCCTCGCCGGCGGATAGCGTTGCCCGGTTATCTCCCTGTCGCCGCGCCGCTACTTGGCGTGCTGTTGCTCAGCGGCGTGCTCTTCGTACGGGCAGGCGAGGGCGCCCGTGGTCTACCGGTGATGTACACACCACTGGCCTATTTGAACTTGTTCGCCTATGAGGCCTTGCACAACACGGTCGGTCCCCGGGAACCGGTACGGCTGGTGCGGCAAACGCCGCCGATTGGGCATGACATCGTATTGATCATCGATGAAAGCATCTCCGGCAACTACCTGGATATCAACACGCCGTCGGGTGTGCACACCGGGCTCAAGACACCGCCGTCGGGGGTGGAAATTTTCAATTTCGGCTACGCGGCGTCCATTGCCAATTGCAGCGCCGACACCAACGTCACCCTGCGCTATGGTGGAACCCGCGCTGACTACATGCGCATCAACAGCACCGAGCCTTCGATCTGGCAGTACGCCAAGGGCGCGGGCTTGCGCACCGTCTACATCGACGCCCAGCGCACGGGGGGCAACCTGCAGAATCTGATGACCGATCTGGAGAAAAAGGACATCGATGTGTTTGTCCAATTCGACCAGACCAGCGTGCGCGACCGCGACATGGCGGCGGCGGACAAGTTGATCGAGCTGTTGGGCGATGGACAACCGGAGCTGGTGGTCATCAACAAGGTCGGCGCGCATTTTCCGGTGCACGACAAGTACCCCGACGATTTCATGAGCTATCGCCCCGCCTTGCCGCGAGGGCAGTATCAGGACGTGGCCGACACCGGCCGGCGTGACGGTTTCAATGGCCAGAAGGATGACTGGGTGCTTTACCGCAACGCGTACCAGAACACGCTGTTGTGGAATGTCGGTGAGTTTTTCCGACGGATCTTCAACCAGGCGGCCTTGGCCAATGCCGTGCTGATCTACACCTCCGACCACGGCCAGGACCTGCATGAACGCGGCAACCCGGGGCTCAACACCCATTGCGGCGGAGACCCGGTGGAGGAGGAGGGGCTGGTGCCGTTGGTGGTGATCCAGGGGAGCCACCTGCAGACCCTCGATTGGCGCGAGGCCTGGGCCCGCAACAAGGACCGTTCCAGCCACTACAACATCTTTCCGACGCTGTTGCGGCTGATGGGCTATGACCGTGCTGGAGTCGAAACCCTCTATGGGAAATCCCTGGACCAACCGACCGAAGACGACTTCACTTTCAACTACCGCTTCAATGCACGCCTGGGCGCCAAACCGGCCTGGAAACACATTGACCTGAACAGCATCGTGACCCCGCAATCGACCCAGGCCGAGATGGCGGTGGGGCACTGA
- a CDS encoding UDP-glucose/GDP-mannose dehydrogenase family protein → MDVSVFGTGYVGLIQAAALADVGHRVLCVDIDPNKIRQLQQAVPPISEPGLSGLLEDNIKAGRLSFSSQASDAVNHGELIFIAVGTPADEDGSADLSHVLAVTRQIADFMDSDRTLIIKSTVPVGTADKVAECARQALARRGLKRLNVRVVSNPEFLKEGSALADCMRPDRIIIGTADTLARDQMSELYAPFCRNHEKLMFMDNRSAELTKYAANAMLATRISFMNELANLTERLGADIEAVRKGIGSDPRIGYHFIYPGCGFGGSCFPKDLRALLHTAEQSGMPLHLLRSVTDVNDRQRHILFEKLTKQFPDGLAGKSIAVWGLAFKPNTDDMREAPSRYLMEALWREGARVQAYDPEAMSECRRLYGYRKDLNLCATRDDTLEDADALVICTEWKNFRVVDFDLLASKLRARIIIDGRNLYNPEHLAAAGLLYRGIGLRHTVPDGSAPGPQA, encoded by the coding sequence ATGGACGTGAGCGTATTTGGGACGGGGTATGTGGGGTTGATCCAGGCGGCAGCGTTGGCCGACGTCGGGCACCGTGTGTTGTGCGTCGACATCGACCCGAACAAGATCCGACAACTGCAGCAAGCGGTTCCCCCGATCAGCGAACCGGGGCTCTCCGGTTTGCTCGAAGACAACATCAAGGCCGGGCGCCTGTCGTTCAGTTCCCAGGCCAGCGATGCGGTCAATCATGGCGAACTCATTTTCATTGCCGTCGGCACTCCCGCCGATGAAGACGGCTCGGCGGACCTGAGCCATGTACTGGCGGTGACCCGGCAGATCGCCGACTTCATGGACAGTGATCGCACCCTGATCATCAAGTCCACCGTGCCAGTGGGCACGGCCGACAAAGTCGCTGAGTGCGCCCGCCAGGCGCTGGCCCGGCGCGGCTTGAAACGGCTGAACGTGCGGGTGGTGTCCAACCCCGAATTTCTCAAGGAAGGCAGCGCCCTGGCCGATTGCATGCGCCCGGACCGGATCATCATCGGCACCGCCGACACCCTGGCCCGCGACCAGATGAGCGAGCTCTACGCACCCTTCTGCCGCAACCACGAAAAGCTGATGTTCATGGATAACCGCAGCGCCGAACTGACCAAGTACGCCGCCAACGCCATGCTTGCCACACGCATCAGTTTCATGAACGAACTGGCTAACCTCACCGAACGACTGGGCGCCGACATCGAAGCGGTGCGCAAGGGCATCGGCTCGGACCCGCGCATCGGTTATCACTTCATTTATCCCGGCTGCGGCTTCGGCGGCTCGTGCTTTCCCAAGGACCTGCGGGCCCTGCTGCACACCGCCGAACAGAGCGGCATGCCGCTGCACCTGCTGCGCAGCGTCACCGACGTCAACGACCGCCAGCGGCACATACTGTTCGAGAAACTGACCAAGCAGTTTCCCGATGGCCTGGCCGGCAAGTCGATTGCGGTCTGGGGCCTGGCCTTCAAGCCCAATACCGACGACATGCGCGAAGCACCCAGCCGCTACCTGATGGAAGCGCTGTGGCGCGAAGGCGCCCGGGTCCAGGCCTACGACCCGGAAGCCATGTCTGAATGCCGGCGGCTCTACGGCTACCGCAAGGACCTGAACCTGTGCGCCACCCGTGACGACACCCTGGAAGACGCTGACGCCCTGGTGATCTGCACCGAATGGAAGAACTTCCGCGTGGTGGATTTCGACCTGCTGGCCAGCAAACTGCGCGCCCGGATCATCATTGACGGCCGCAACTTGTACAACCCGGAACACCTCGCTGCCGCCGGGCTGCTGTATCGCGGCATCGGGCTGCGGCACACCGTGCCGGACGGCTCGGCACCGGGGCCGCAAGCGTGA
- a CDS encoding CpsD/CapB family tyrosine-protein kinase, with protein MDGSTNILSIASPSETNLTSTVLDPSLRILLLTSANTGTGTSTSAMALAAQLAQMSSGRVLLVDASQSPRNLSQQLGLHKERGFSDLLFNHLTPPLLQDCVVQTSSLPFDLLPIGRLGRNAERFNPEQLRHLFRHLAAQYRFVVIDADAVYAASDTLVMSAQVDGVVLVVRGEDTRWEVAQAARQRLAQAGAKVVGSVFNRRKYYMPKWLYNNL; from the coding sequence ATGGACGGTTCAACGAATATCCTGAGCATCGCAAGCCCGAGCGAGACCAACCTGACCTCGACCGTGCTCGACCCTTCCCTGCGGATCCTGCTTCTGACGTCCGCCAACACCGGCACCGGGACCAGCACCAGTGCCATGGCACTGGCCGCTCAACTGGCGCAGATGAGCAGCGGCCGCGTATTGCTGGTGGACGCCAGCCAGTCACCGCGCAACCTCAGCCAGCAACTGGGGCTGCACAAGGAGCGCGGCTTCAGCGACCTGCTGTTCAACCACCTCACCCCGCCGCTGTTGCAGGACTGCGTGGTGCAAACCTCCAGCCTGCCCTTCGACTTATTGCCCATCGGGCGCCTGGGGCGCAATGCCGAACGCTTCAATCCCGAACAGCTGCGCCATCTGTTCAGGCACCTGGCGGCGCAGTACCGCTTCGTGGTGATCGACGCCGACGCCGTGTATGCGGCCTCCGACACCCTGGTCATGAGCGCCCAGGTGGACGGCGTGGTGCTGGTGGTACGCGGTGAGGACACCCGCTGGGAGGTGGCCCAGGCCGCCCGCCAGCGCCTGGCCCAGGCCGGCGCGAAAGTGGTGGGCAGCGTGTTCAACCGGCGCAAGTACTACATGCCGAAGTGGCTCTACAACAACCTGTAA
- a CDS encoding ABC transporter ATP-binding protein, translating into MLEVRDVFKSYVTPQGPLPVLQGVDLTLAPGSSLALMGESGSGKSTLLHLVAGLDKVDRGSIRSGGYRLDGMSESQLASWRRTEIGLVFQQFNLISSLSVEDNLAFQARLCGRHDLAWQTHLIQRLGLGELLRRYPEQLSGGQQQRVALGRALASRPPLLLADEPTGSLDEATSDEVLHLLLELLDGSSTSLLMVTHSSRVAARLAERVVLHGGRLAQVAQG; encoded by the coding sequence ATGCTTGAAGTCCGCGATGTGTTCAAAAGCTACGTGACCCCTCAGGGCCCGTTGCCGGTGCTGCAAGGAGTCGATCTGACGTTGGCGCCGGGCAGCAGCCTGGCGTTGATGGGAGAGTCCGGCAGCGGCAAAAGCACCTTGCTGCATCTGGTCGCCGGGTTGGACAAGGTCGATCGCGGGAGCATCCGCAGTGGCGGGTACCGGCTCGACGGCATGAGCGAAAGCCAGTTGGCGAGTTGGCGGCGAACGGAAATCGGCCTGGTGTTCCAGCAGTTCAATCTCATCAGCAGCCTGTCGGTCGAAGACAACCTGGCGTTCCAGGCGCGATTGTGTGGGCGCCATGACCTTGCCTGGCAGACCCATCTGATACAACGACTCGGTCTGGGGGAATTGCTGCGACGTTATCCCGAACAGCTTTCCGGCGGCCAACAGCAACGGGTTGCCCTGGGCCGGGCGCTGGCTTCGCGTCCGCCTTTGCTGCTGGCCGACGAACCCACCGGCAGCCTCGACGAAGCCACCAGCGATGAAGTGCTGCACTTGCTGCTGGAACTGTTGGACGGCAGCTCCACCAGCCTGCTGATGGTCACCCACAGTTCGCGGGTGGCGGCCCGTTTGGCTGAACGCGTGGTGTTGCATGGCGGGCGGCTGGCGCAGGTGGCTCAGGGGTGA